Below is a genomic region from Pseudomonas extremaustralis.
CCCTGGTATGGCTGGGGCTGGTACTGAAAAGCCGCCCCGCCGGACGCGTCACCAACTACCTGGCGCTGGGCCTGTCGTGCATTTTCTTTTCCTGGTGGATCGACAGCCTCGATGAATTCATCCGCCTGCCCGCCAGCATCACCTGGGACCACTGGCTGGAGTCCGGGCCGATGCCGGTGGGCATGATTCTGCTGACCATCGGCATCTACCACTGGCACCGCGAACAACTGGCAATCAGTGCGCAGATGGAAAAACGCGAGCGGCTGTTTCGCGAGCATCGGCTGTTTGACAAGCTCACGCCCCTGGCCGGCGCCGACTACCTCAAGCGCCAGTTGGCCGACAGCCTGCAGGACAGCCGCGACCAGCAGCAACCGCTGTCGCTGCTGGCCCTGGACCTGGACAACTTCGCCGCGATCAACCGGGCCTACGGGCATGCCGAGGGCGACGCGGTGTTGCAGGCCCTCAGCCATTTGCTGCTGCTCAACCTGCGCCGCCAGGACCTGCTGTGCCGCCTGGCCGGCGACCGCTTCGTAGTGCTGCTGCCCAATACCGGCGAGCGCCAGGCCCGGGAACTGGCGCTGGAGTTGCAGCACGCCGTGCGCAGCCTGGCCCACAAGAC
It encodes:
- a CDS encoding GGDEF domain-containing protein, producing the protein MFSVLKPHRWKLTLLLLAANLGLILHLACGELKSVSEWVWLDIFGEGGSALLALVWLGLVLKSRPAGRVTNYLALGLSCIFFSWWIDSLDEFIRLPASITWDHWLESGPMPVGMILLTIGIYHWHREQLAISAQMEKRERLFREHRLFDKLTPLAGADYLKRQLADSLQDSRDQQQPLSLLALDLDNFAAINRAYGHAEGDAVLQALSHLLLLNLRRQDLLCRLAGDRFVVLLPNTGERQARELALELQHAVRSLAHKTRLQGERLQLAATTAVVMALDEPPQDLLKRLNLALARAKQPLAKSA